In Oncorhynchus masou masou isolate Uvic2021 chromosome 31, UVic_Omas_1.1, whole genome shotgun sequence, the sequence TCACTAGCTAAGTAAAACATATATACAACCTAAAATAGCTAGCTCTCTCGCTTCTCAATTTTGtaataaattaatttgttcaactattgtctttctctttgagtcaactactcaccacatttatGCACTACAGCGCTAGCGAGCTGTACCTTGTGCTTTCAGtgctagattcattctctgatccattgattgggtggacaacatgtcagttaatgctgcaagagctctgataggttagaGGATGTCCACTGGACATTGTCACAATTACTGTGTAATCTATGGAagtgggtgagaaccatgagcctcctaggttttgtattgaagtcaatgtacccaggatagaagctagctgtcctccagctacaccatggtgctgccctacagtgctgctgaggctactgtagatctTCCTTGAAAAACAATGTTTTCATCAACTATTTGGTGACCTGTGACTATATTTAGTAGTtgtatctaaaaaggataacttttaatGTTTCACAATTTTTATGAAActcactgaggatggtcctcccctggTTTCTCACCTCGATCAGGAGTCTTAATGCTGGATGAGAGGAGTAACTTGCAACCTGTGTGGCCTAAAATTGTTTGTGAAGTTATTCTAATATGGTGGGGAGGAAAGGATGTAAGCTACTTATGCTCACTGACATACCTGTGCGCCTGTCATGgatgtaaaaaatatttaaagTAATAAATCATTGACAGTAACCCTCAAAAGCCATTAATACATAAACCTTTTTAATTTCCATATGTACTTGGAagctagaaacgattcggttgaccacTTTATGTGTGGATTCAttggcggagtagaggaccttgtgcatttctgGTAAAATAACAACGCAATGTTTATATCcctggacaaattagctagcaacagcaagctagctaaataggacaaattggctagctagctagcgaaatTGCCATAaaggtttaatgcttttcgacctgtccccaaattaatgtaattggttcagagtttgttttgatattttaacctgcgtgttgtgatcgagtttggtgtggggggacaaaataaatgtatgcacaaaGGCGCATATTATTTGGGTTTGGAGGACTGCTCCTGTCATGCAGGTTCAGGTATCCTATACAGGACAGTTGTACATTCTAAAAACAGAGAAACTGTATTACGCCAGTGTTGGTGGTAATACATCTGAAAAAGGAAAAAAAGTTACTGCGATTTCAAGTATGTTTTATTCAGTTGAGATTTGTTGAGTTAAACTTTAATGCCCATGAAATATAATAAACCAAATTGTTCACTTCCAGGTAAATCAGGCTTAAATGTCTTTCTGTAAATGTGCAATAAGTTGCTGTTCCAACTGAAGAAACTGTTGGTCAGGCAGCAGATACCTCTGAATGATGGCCATCACATCTTTTTCAGTGCTGTGTTCAAAGTCATGTCTGTTCTTGAATGGTAAATGTCCAGCCAGCTCACACAGAGCCACATTGAAGGCAGATTCATCTTTGGCACCAAAGCAGGACCTCCTAGGCCACACGACAATGCGCACACCACGCCTGGCACGCACATCAGACTTCCCAGGTGGGCAGCCTCGAGTGAAAAACAGGTTGTGTGCCTTgttcctctccaccaatgagttTGTGACCTGACTAATGGCACAGACAACTTTCTCAAGGTCATCCATTTCAGCGTAGAACATAAAGCCGATGGGGAAGTCTCTCAGACGGTAAAATCCCTTTTCCGGCACTAAGGGTTGAGTTGAAGCAGTTTCTAAGTTTAGCTCCTGCTTCATGTAGTATCCATGAAGGTGGAGATGATTGACAGATGCAAACGCACCAAGACTATTGAATCCCACCCGGAAGCCCGGGTCAGAACTCAGCAGCACAGATTCGATTCCGATTTGGATGGCAGCGGGGGTAAGGACCTGTGGTGAACACTGGGTGGGCTCTGGAACTAATAAACAGTGACCAAATTCCAATGGGCTAACATTGACCATCACCATAATTCTACAGAGTTCATCACATGGGTGTCCATTTTCTTTACAGGGGCCCCCACCTTTGGGTTGCGACGTAGGCTCAATTTGCTTACTCATCTCAAAAATGACTTCCTCTGGATTGATTTTGTTGAAGTTGAACTGCTTGGTGTCAAAGTTTTGTTTGATGCTTAATATTTCCTGAGGCTGTCTTCGCTCTATCCCTCTTTGAATATTCAGTTGGGCCACATACCGAGCCGGCCCAGGTAAAATTCTTGTCTCCAAGTCGCCCAGGTGATAACGGAACAgccccctgtccatcctgtcaGTCCATCCGGCTTGAATTGTCGTGTCAAATTTAGACATCGAGGCAGTTCGGTCACCACATCCAGACCAGCACACATGGTCAGCAAAATCTCGGTTACAGTAGACGAAACGTGTTGGCGATTTGCCGTCCTCCATTGGTCTGCAATAAATATTAGCACCGGTAGCTACCCAGACGTTACGTGGCACGACGTATCTCGTTTCAACAATGAGATGAATGGCATGGAGTGACAACGCCGAGTCTTATCTCAAGTTAAATAGCATGTAGCTAACCGTTATCTGAATCAGCAGCTTAGAAAATAAATTACATTTCTGTTGAGTTTATGTAAAAATCGATATCTAACCGCTAATCTAGAAGTAGTTTAACCACGTTATTTACCACAACTATCAGGAAGCAACTAAAAACATGGCATATTTTATCAGCGTCTCCGCAACAACACTAAAAAGTACTTCCGGATCTCAGAATTTCTGAATTTTCTAAATAAAAGTTTTCCACGTAATAGTAGAAAAGTGTCAATGACCTGTATTTATTCAGGATTTATACAAATAATTGAAGGAAAAAATACGCTAACTGTAAGTCAATGTGGAAAGGATCCATCTTCGCTCTGCTTTTCTTCCTGCGTCAGCGATTT encodes:
- the gdpgp1 gene encoding GDP-D-glucose phosphorylase 1 — encoded protein: MEDGKSPTRFVYCNRDFADHVCWSGCGDRTASMSKFDTTIQAGWTDRMDRGLFRYHLGDLETRILPGPARYVAQLNIQRGIERRQPQEILSIKQNFDTKQFNFNKINPEEVIFEMSKQIEPTSQPKGGGPCKENGHPCDELCRIMVMVNVSPLEFGHCLLVPEPTQCSPQVLTPAAIQIGIESVLLSSDPGFRVGFNSLGAFASVNHLHLHGYYMKQELNLETASTQPLVPEKGFYRLRDFPIGFMFYAEMDDLEKVVCAISQVTNSLVERNKAHNLFFTRGCPPGKSDVRARRGVRIVVWPRRSCFGAKDESAFNVALCELAGHLPFKNRHDFEHSTEKDVMAIIQRYLLPDQQFLQLEQQLIAHLQKDI